From Salipiger profundus, a single genomic window includes:
- a CDS encoding M20 aminoacylase family protein, with protein MPVKNRFAELQDEITAWRRDFHENPELLFDTHRTAGIVAEKLRAFGCDEVTEGIGRTGVVGVIRGKGTGSGKVIGLRADMDALPITENTGVDYASKTPGAMHACGHDGHTAMLLGAAKYLSETRNFDGTVVVIFQPAEEGGGGAKVMCDEDMMARWGIQEVYGMHNWPGQPLGSFAIRPGPFFAATDIFDVTVTGRGGHGAKPHETIDPTVISAQIVLALQSIASRNADPVSQIVVSVTSFVTSSQAYNVIPPRVQMRGTVRTLSPENQDLAEARINEICTGVAAAMGAQAEVSYTRNYPVMANHDEQTEFAAEVARAVAGDCAEAPLVMGGEDFAFMLEERPGAYILVGNGDSAMVHSPEYNFNDEAIPAGCSWYAEIVERRMPAA; from the coding sequence ATGCCCGTCAAGAACCGCTTCGCCGAACTGCAGGACGAGATCACGGCCTGGCGACGTGACTTCCACGAGAACCCCGAACTTCTCTTCGACACCCACCGCACCGCCGGCATAGTCGCCGAGAAGCTGCGCGCCTTCGGCTGCGACGAGGTCACCGAGGGCATCGGGCGCACCGGCGTGGTCGGCGTCATCAGGGGCAAGGGGACCGGGTCGGGCAAGGTCATCGGCCTGCGCGCCGACATGGACGCACTGCCGATCACCGAGAACACCGGCGTGGACTATGCCTCGAAGACTCCCGGGGCGATGCACGCCTGCGGCCATGACGGTCACACCGCCATGCTGCTCGGCGCCGCGAAATACCTCTCCGAGACGCGCAACTTCGACGGCACCGTGGTGGTGATCTTCCAGCCCGCCGAAGAGGGCGGCGGTGGCGCCAAGGTGATGTGCGACGAGGACATGATGGCCCGCTGGGGCATCCAGGAGGTCTACGGCATGCACAACTGGCCGGGCCAGCCGCTCGGCAGCTTCGCGATCCGCCCGGGGCCGTTCTTCGCGGCGACCGACATCTTCGACGTCACCGTCACCGGGCGCGGCGGCCACGGCGCCAAGCCGCACGAGACCATCGACCCCACGGTGATTTCGGCCCAGATCGTGCTCGCGCTGCAGAGCATCGCCAGCCGCAACGCCGACCCGGTGAGCCAGATCGTCGTCTCGGTGACCAGCTTCGTCACCTCCTCGCAGGCCTACAACGTCATCCCGCCGCGGGTGCAGATGCGCGGCACGGTGCGCACGCTCAGCCCCGAGAACCAGGATCTGGCCGAGGCCCGCATCAACGAGATCTGCACCGGCGTCGCCGCCGCCATGGGCGCGCAGGCCGAGGTCAGCTACACCCGCAACTACCCGGTGATGGCCAACCACGACGAGCAGACCGAGTTCGCCGCCGAGGTGGCGCGCGCGGTGGCCGGCGATTGCGCCGAGGCGCCGCTGGTGATGGGCGGCGAGGATTTCGCCTTCATGCTCGAGGAACGCCCCGGCGCCTACATCCTCGTCGGCAACGGCGACAGCGCGATGGTGCATTCGCCGGAGTACAACTTCAACGACGAGGCGATCCCGGCGGGCTGCTCCTGGTATGCCGAGATCGTCGAGCGCCGGATGCCCGCCGCCTGA
- a CDS encoding DUF2934 domain-containing protein, which translates to MSHPSPMPTESRIAEAAYYLWLDAGCPAGRDADHWTAAEAALLAVPPKPKRKRAAAARSAPKAKAGAAAGKSAAKPKAKRKTAKARSAEA; encoded by the coding sequence ATGAGCCACCCTTCCCCGATGCCCACCGAATCCCGGATCGCCGAAGCTGCCTATTATCTCTGGCTCGACGCCGGCTGCCCCGCCGGACGGGACGCCGACCATTGGACCGCCGCCGAGGCCGCGCTGCTGGCGGTGCCGCCGAAACCGAAACGCAAGCGCGCGGCGGCCGCCAGAAGCGCTCCGAAGGCGAAGGCCGGGGCCGCCGCCGGAAAAAGCGCCGCGAAGCCGAAGGCGAAGCGCAAGACCGCCAAGGCGCGGTCCGCCGAGGCCTGA